CGCCTGCGGTAATCCGGGTAGATCTCGATTTCGTACACGAAGGCCGACACCTGGGAGCCGTTCTGCCGCAGCGCGTACCACAGCACACCCACGTTCTGCCCGACAGCCGGATCATATAGATCGTAAAGAATGTTCTGCGGCGTGCCGATACCCTGCGGCAGCAGCATCCTGAATTCGCCCTCGCCGCGTGCCTGCGCTTCCTGCGACGACCACTCGCCGCTGCGAACCTTTTCCGCCGCGTACTGCGGCACGGTATGCGCCAGAAACTGCTGGAAGGTCTGGTCGGTCATCGGCCTGAATTCGAGCATGATGCCCGATTCTAGAGCAGTACTCGGAAGTAGGGAGTGGGAAGAAGGAAGTGGGCACGCGGCTCTTCTTCTGCAATTGCGCTGGAGCACCCCCCCTGGATTGCACGCCTTCTCACAGCCGAGGGCGCTGGCCCGCCGCAGCATACGGGCATGAAACCCGTTCCCGTCATTCCAGCACCCGGTCAGGAATCGGTGTGGGACTATCCGCGTCCACCACGTCTGGAACGCAGCCCAAAGCGCGTGCAGATCTGGCTGGGCGGCGTACAGATCGCCGACACCACCGACGCCTACCGGGTGCTGGAAACCAGCCATCCGCCGGGATATTACCTACCGCCACACGCATTTCTGCCGGGTGTGCTGCACGCTGCACCGGGCAGCAGTGTCTGTGAATGGAAGGGCCGTGCAAGCTACTGGAGCCTGTCGGCAGGCGGAAAGACAGTGCCGGGCGCGGCCTGGAGTTACGAGCGCCCCACCGCGCCCTTTGCCGACATCGCCGGATACGTGGCGCTGTATGCCGGGCGGGTAGACCGCGTGACCCTGGACGGCGAGACGGTGACGCCGCAGCCGGGCGATTTTTACGGTGGCTGGATCACTTCCGAGGTCGTGGGGCCGTTCAAAGGGATTCCGGGAAGCTGGGGCTGGTAAACCCTCCAGATGGTGAAGGCGGCCAGCGCCAGGAACCGGCAGGCTTCAGACGAAATGTGCGGTTTTTCCCAAGGAATCCTGAGAGTGCCTTCAGAAGCCGTTCAGGAACGGCGCGAATGATGAGAGCATGGTCACTTCCTCTCGCATTCCCCTCGTCACCACGGCGCTGCTGGCTCTCTCGCTCGGCGCAGCAGGCGCGGCCACTCCGACCATTCAGGAGCTGCCCCACAGCCGGGTCGTCACGTACCTGAACGGGCAGCCCGGCTGGTTCGTCTGCGACGGCATCGACACGCCCACCATCA
This is a stretch of genomic DNA from Deinococcus ruber. It encodes these proteins:
- a CDS encoding DUF427 domain-containing protein — translated: MKPVPVIPAPGQESVWDYPRPPRLERSPKRVQIWLGGVQIADTTDAYRVLETSHPPGYYLPPHAFLPGVLHAAPGSSVCEWKGRASYWSLSAGGKTVPGAAWSYERPTAPFADIAGYVALYAGRVDRVTLDGETVTPQPGDFYGGWITSEVVGPFKGIPGSWGW
- a CDS encoding GNAT family N-acetyltransferase; this translates as MLEFRPMTDQTFQQFLAHTVPQYAAEKVRSGEWSSQEAQARGEGEFRMLLPQGIGTPQNILYDLYDPAVGQNVGVLWYALRQNGSQVSAFVYEIEIYPDYRRRGYATRAFELLEQDAAGHGAGSVQLHVFGHNHVARALYERLGFSPTNLLLRKNL